From Microbacterium sp. LWH11-1.2, one genomic window encodes:
- the prfB gene encoding peptide chain release factor 2, which produces MLELDLSAEIQALRHTFGDISEVVDVSHLRDEIARLSEEAGAPDLWDDTERAQKVTSALSHRQSELARITGIASRLDDLEVLVGLANEMGDEESAQEARTELAALTDVINQLEVQTLLDGEYDERSAIITIRSGAGGDDATDFAEMLMRMYLRWAERHKYPVKVMDTSYAEGAGIKSATFEIDAPYAFGTVSVEAGTHRLARISPFGSADKRQTSFAAVEVIPLMEEATEVDIPENDIRVDVFRSSGPGGQSVNTTDSAVRLTHLPTGIVVSMQNEKSQIQNRAAAMRVLQTRLLLLQKEQEAAKKKELAGNITASWGDQMRSYFLYGQQLVKDLRTGHESGNPAAVFDGDLDGFISAGIRWRKRPDQD; this is translated from the coding sequence ATGCTCGAACTAGATCTCTCCGCCGAAATCCAGGCGCTCAGGCACACCTTCGGCGACATCAGCGAGGTCGTCGATGTCTCCCACCTCCGCGACGAGATCGCGAGGCTCAGCGAGGAAGCCGGCGCACCCGACCTCTGGGACGACACCGAGCGCGCGCAGAAGGTGACCAGCGCCCTCAGCCACCGCCAGTCGGAGCTCGCCCGGATCACCGGCATCGCGTCGCGGCTCGACGACCTCGAGGTGCTCGTCGGCCTCGCGAATGAGATGGGTGACGAGGAGTCGGCGCAGGAGGCTCGCACCGAGCTCGCCGCGCTCACCGACGTCATCAACCAGCTCGAGGTGCAGACACTGCTCGACGGCGAGTACGACGAGCGCTCCGCGATCATCACGATCCGCTCGGGTGCCGGCGGCGACGACGCCACCGACTTCGCCGAGATGCTGATGCGCATGTACCTGCGCTGGGCCGAGCGCCACAAGTACCCCGTCAAGGTGATGGACACCTCCTACGCCGAGGGTGCGGGCATCAAGTCGGCGACCTTCGAGATCGATGCGCCCTACGCGTTCGGCACCGTGTCGGTCGAGGCCGGCACGCACCGTCTCGCCCGCATCAGCCCCTTCGGCTCCGCCGACAAGCGCCAGACGTCGTTCGCCGCCGTCGAGGTCATCCCGCTCATGGAGGAGGCGACCGAGGTCGACATCCCCGAGAACGACATCCGGGTCGACGTCTTCCGCTCCTCGGGCCCCGGTGGCCAGTCCGTCAACACGACCGACTCCGCCGTGCGCCTGACCCACCTCCCGACCGGCATCGTCGTGTCGATGCAGAACGAGAAGTCGCAGATCCAGAACCGCGCGGCCGCCATGCGCGTGCTGCAGACGCGCCTCCTGCTGCTGCAGAAGGAGCAGGAAGCGGCGAAGAAGAAGGAGCTCGCGGGCAACATCACCGCAAGCTGGGGCGACCAGATGCGCTCGTACTTCCTCTACGGCCAGCAGCTCGTCAAGGACCTGCGCACCGGGCACGAGTCGGGCAACCCCGCAGCCGTGTTCGACGGCGACCTCGATGGCTTCATCTCGGCCGGCATCCGCTGGCGCAAGCGTCCGGACCAGGACTGA
- a CDS encoding DUF4345 domain-containing protein, which translates to MQRSALILTLAVLGAVAVASGLYAIIFGPTSVPGGSPTSSSVDSEYRFVNVFWLAAGVAVWWSLFRLRERATVLRTMLVLAFIGGLARVLSAVVTGWPHPVFIASTVLELVVVPLVLWWHVRFVGLRGSE; encoded by the coding sequence ATGCAGAGGAGCGCGCTCATCCTCACTCTGGCTGTGCTCGGTGCGGTGGCGGTCGCCTCGGGCCTGTACGCGATCATCTTCGGCCCGACTTCCGTGCCGGGCGGGTCGCCGACGTCCTCGAGCGTCGACAGCGAGTACCGCTTCGTCAACGTGTTCTGGCTCGCAGCCGGCGTCGCTGTGTGGTGGTCGCTCTTCCGCCTGCGTGAACGAGCGACGGTGCTGCGCACCATGCTCGTGCTGGCTTTCATCGGTGGCCTTGCCAGGGTCCTCTCCGCCGTGGTCACCGGATGGCCTCACCCGGTGTTCATCGCGAGCACCGTCCTGGAGCTGGTCGTCGTTCCCCTTGTGCTCTGGTGGCACGTCCGCTTCGTCGGTCTCAGAGGCTCGGAGTGA
- the ftsE gene encoding cell division ATP-binding protein FtsE, with product MIRFENVTKRYRGTSKPALSGVDFEVQRGEFVFLVGASGSGKSSCLRLILREDVPTSGRVAVLGRDLRSLANGKVPYFRRHIGSVFQDFRLLPSKTVYQNVAFTLQVTGSSRGFIQQAVPEALALVGLDGKQKRMPHELSGGEQQRVAIARALVNRPQVLLADEPTGNLDPGTSVDIMQLLARINAGGTTVLMATHEAGFVDAMQRRVIELSDGEMVRDEVHGGYGDTSNIPRLVPEEVRGAAAAAALTAVQEVQRQTADLSVVRAALAEELDAQRKAAASAPAPVAQTAPAFTRPTEPGAQKADAAAPSAPSEARREPVEEQAPAAVGPRTHPIVLPQVDVAELGVADRLGLSDDDAEEVGPTS from the coding sequence ATGATTCGGTTCGAGAACGTCACGAAACGCTACCGCGGAACGTCGAAGCCCGCGCTGTCCGGTGTCGACTTCGAAGTGCAGCGCGGGGAGTTCGTCTTCCTCGTCGGCGCTTCGGGTTCCGGCAAGTCCTCCTGTCTGCGGTTGATCCTGCGCGAGGACGTGCCCACATCGGGCCGCGTCGCCGTGCTCGGGCGCGACCTGCGCTCCCTCGCCAACGGGAAGGTGCCGTACTTCCGTCGCCACATCGGCTCGGTGTTCCAGGACTTCCGGCTCCTGCCGTCGAAGACGGTGTACCAGAACGTGGCCTTCACGCTCCAGGTGACCGGATCGTCCCGTGGGTTCATCCAGCAGGCGGTCCCCGAGGCACTCGCCCTCGTGGGGCTCGACGGCAAGCAGAAGCGGATGCCGCACGAGCTGTCCGGCGGTGAGCAGCAGCGTGTCGCCATCGCCCGCGCCCTGGTCAACCGTCCGCAGGTGCTGCTCGCCGACGAACCGACCGGAAACCTCGACCCCGGGACCTCGGTCGACATCATGCAGCTGCTCGCCCGCATCAACGCCGGAGGCACCACTGTGCTGATGGCGACGCACGAGGCCGGCTTCGTCGACGCCATGCAGCGTCGCGTGATCGAGCTCAGCGACGGCGAGATGGTGCGCGACGAGGTGCACGGCGGTTACGGCGATACATCGAACATCCCGCGGCTCGTGCCGGAGGAGGTGCGCGGCGCCGCAGCGGCCGCCGCACTGACGGCCGTGCAGGAGGTGCAGCGGCAGACCGCCGACCTCTCCGTGGTGCGAGCCGCTCTCGCCGAGGAGCTCGACGCGCAGCGCAAGGCCGCGGCATCCGCTCCCGCCCCCGTCGCGCAGACGGCACCCGCCTTCACCCGGCCGACGGAGCCCGGAGCGCAGAAGGCGGATGCCGCTGCCCCCAGTGCACCGAGCGAGGCTCGGCGCGAACCCGTCGAGGAGCAGGCGCCGGCCGCTGTCGGTCCGCGCACGCACCCGATCGTCCTCCCGCAGGTCGACGTCGCGGAGCTCGGCGTCGCCGATCGCCTCGGCCTGTCCGACGACGATGCCGAGGAAGTGGGCCCGACCTCATGA
- the smpB gene encoding SsrA-binding protein SmpB gives MPRERGEKVVATNRRARHDYNIEKSYEAGMVLTGTEVKSLRQGRANLSDGYAFVKGNEVFLDSVHIPEYSQGHWTNHSAKRIRKLLLHRAEIEKIAHAVSAGGYTLIPLKLYFSDGRAKVEIALAKGKREYDKRQTLRERQDTREADRAMRLRNRVGE, from the coding sequence ATGCCCAGGGAACGCGGGGAGAAGGTCGTCGCGACCAATCGTCGCGCCCGTCACGACTACAACATCGAGAAGTCGTACGAGGCGGGAATGGTGCTCACCGGCACCGAGGTCAAGTCGCTGCGCCAGGGGCGCGCCAACCTCAGCGACGGCTATGCGTTCGTCAAGGGCAACGAAGTGTTCCTCGACTCCGTGCACATCCCGGAGTACTCGCAGGGACACTGGACCAACCATTCTGCGAAGCGCATCCGCAAGCTTCTGCTGCACCGCGCGGAGATCGAGAAGATCGCGCACGCCGTCTCGGCCGGCGGCTACACGCTGATCCCGCTGAAGCTGTACTTCTCCGACGGCAGGGCCAAGGTCGAGATCGCCCTCGCGAAGGGCAAGCGCGAGTACGACAAGCGGCAGACCCTCCGAGAGCGCCAGGACACCCGCGAGGCCGACCGCGCCATGCGTCTGCGCAACCGCGTCGGCGAGTAG
- a CDS encoding pilus assembly protein TadG-related protein, which translates to MTADRARREGEEGSVLLLTLGYVLLAVAVVFVCVCATDLYIAQKRLDALADAAALAGADGFTLQVSGDDVRAELTGAGVREQASALMDALPGDAALAAASTPDGVSARVTLTTTWHPPLLSPFVPEGVELASTATSRTALE; encoded by the coding sequence ATGACCGCAGATCGCGCTCGCCGTGAGGGTGAGGAGGGGAGCGTCCTGCTCCTCACCCTCGGTTACGTGCTCCTGGCGGTAGCGGTCGTCTTCGTCTGCGTGTGCGCCACCGACCTGTACATCGCTCAGAAGCGGCTGGACGCGCTCGCCGACGCGGCCGCGCTCGCCGGAGCCGACGGCTTCACCCTGCAGGTGAGCGGTGACGACGTGCGCGCCGAGCTGACGGGTGCCGGTGTGCGCGAGCAGGCTTCGGCCCTGATGGACGCGCTCCCCGGTGACGCCGCGCTCGCCGCCGCCAGCACTCCCGACGGCGTCTCGGCTCGCGTCACGCTCACGACGACCTGGCATCCGCCGTTGCTCTCGCCCTTCGTGCCCGAAGGCGTGGAGTTGGCGTCGACGGCGACGAGCCGCACGGCGCTCGAATGA
- a CDS encoding NUDIX domain-containing protein: MSRMLSADVHRLVTEYLPRSERERAAQEDFASFFADDTGPVRRDSGPDHATASCVVFDETLTQTLLVFHGKGQFWVQPGGHAEDGDASIMEAALRELREETGIETAVPTSPLAYDLDHHGLSSRFGRCASHLDIGITVIVDPQLALSVSDESEDVRWWPVDALPAEVPPQLEPRLAGLLERLRSQR; the protein is encoded by the coding sequence ATGAGCCGGATGCTGTCCGCCGACGTGCATCGGCTGGTCACCGAGTACCTGCCGAGGTCGGAGCGGGAGCGCGCGGCGCAGGAGGACTTCGCCTCGTTCTTCGCCGACGATACCGGGCCCGTGCGGCGGGACTCCGGCCCCGACCACGCCACCGCCTCGTGCGTCGTGTTCGACGAGACGCTCACGCAGACGCTGCTCGTCTTCCACGGCAAGGGTCAGTTCTGGGTGCAACCGGGAGGGCACGCGGAAGACGGAGACGCGTCGATCATGGAGGCCGCGCTGCGCGAGCTGCGCGAGGAGACCGGCATCGAGACGGCCGTGCCGACCTCTCCCCTGGCCTACGACCTGGACCACCACGGGCTCTCGTCCCGGTTCGGCCGCTGCGCCTCGCACCTCGACATCGGGATCACGGTGATCGTCGACCCGCAGCTCGCGCTGAGCGTGAGCGACGAGTCCGAGGATGTTCGCTGGTGGCCTGTCGACGCACTGCCGGCCGAGGTGCCGCCGCAGCTCGAGCCGCGGCTGGCGGGACTTCTCGAACGGTTGCGATCGCAGCGCTAG
- a CDS encoding DUF2510 domain-containing protein, with amino-acid sequence MTTPAGWYDDGSGTLRWWDGQQWTAHVRTEPQPSAPAEAAAPEPPAKEPTPQETTAQVAPESIAPVAAEPVAPVEAVTPSPVAAEPQPFVPPYAIPAQVGYPGAASAPTYPAASVPGYPGAATHLPSPAPARKVSVLGIIGLAVAVLGVVLACVPPIAVIGWVVLGIGFVTSLVSLFLRGAKWPGITGMGVTVFGTVLALGVALLTLGIDSTVEADPVPIATPSERPPVDDSTEGTTDPSEIEGAEMVPFADLAVGDCIPLVEYDPEEEIFEVPVVPCDQPHTDEVYFIYQLDDGDYPGDDAIYELAWDGCAAQFEGFVGLPYEESEFDIYNYTPTKASWTRMDDRTVHCIIYSYEDVTTSLRGTAR; translated from the coding sequence ATGACGACACCTGCCGGCTGGTACGACGACGGTTCCGGAACGCTGCGGTGGTGGGACGGGCAGCAGTGGACCGCGCACGTGCGCACAGAGCCGCAGCCGAGTGCGCCTGCGGAAGCGGCCGCACCAGAGCCGCCCGCGAAGGAACCGACTCCGCAGGAGACGACCGCGCAGGTCGCACCGGAGTCCATCGCACCGGTCGCCGCGGAACCGGTCGCGCCCGTCGAGGCGGTGACGCCGAGCCCCGTCGCTGCCGAACCGCAGCCGTTCGTGCCGCCCTACGCCATACCCGCGCAGGTCGGGTATCCCGGTGCGGCATCCGCTCCGACGTACCCGGCGGCATCCGTGCCCGGGTATCCCGGCGCGGCCACGCACCTGCCGTCACCGGCACCCGCTCGCAAGGTCTCCGTCCTCGGGATCATCGGCCTCGCCGTCGCGGTGCTGGGCGTCGTCCTCGCCTGTGTTCCGCCGATCGCGGTCATCGGCTGGGTCGTGCTCGGTATCGGCTTCGTCACCTCGCTCGTCTCGCTGTTCCTCCGCGGCGCGAAGTGGCCGGGTATCACCGGCATGGGCGTGACCGTCTTCGGCACGGTGCTGGCGCTCGGGGTGGCTCTCCTCACTCTCGGGATCGACTCGACCGTGGAGGCGGATCCGGTCCCGATCGCCACCCCGAGCGAGCGGCCTCCGGTCGATGATTCGACGGAGGGGACGACCGACCCCTCCGAGATCGAGGGCGCCGAGATGGTCCCCTTCGCGGACCTCGCCGTCGGCGACTGCATACCCCTCGTGGAGTACGACCCGGAGGAGGAGATCTTCGAGGTGCCGGTCGTGCCCTGCGATCAGCCGCACACCGACGAGGTCTACTTCATCTACCAGCTCGACGACGGCGACTATCCCGGCGATGACGCGATCTACGAGCTCGCCTGGGACGGCTGCGCCGCGCAGTTCGAGGGGTTCGTCGGGCTTCCCTATGAGGAGTCCGAGTTCGACATCTACAACTACACGCCGACCAAGGCGTCGTGGACCCGGATGGACGACCGCACCGTCCACTGCATCATCTACAGCTACGAAGACGTGACCACTTCGCTCCGGGGCACGGCGCGCTGA
- a CDS encoding MFS transporter — protein sequence MVYLPTILFALGEGAVIPLIPVIAVSMGADVAFAALVASALVIGQLCGNLPAGWAVGRIGERFTMVIAGVISILAAVGMVLAPSLGVLAASVFVLGMCAAAFGLARHAFMTTRVPVAFRARSLSLLGGSFRLGIFIGPFVAAGLLQLFGSEQAAIWFFLGCLVAMVLLVLLGPDPEKTIPPVTTTTPVRYAEDSGEAVSGSIPTIERAGIFQTMWRQRAVLGRLGLAAASLSAVRSARQVVLPLWGLSLGLDASTIAIVVGVSGAIDFALFYASGQVMDRFGRLWAAMPAMVLMGAGFLAMSFTHDLEASVLWFGLFAGVLGVGNGLSSGILLTLGADVAPKREPAAFLGSWRTLTDAGGAIAPLLVAAITAVSALPFAAAAMGVVSLLGAAGFLRWIPKFVPRARPEKENE from the coding sequence ATGGTGTACCTGCCGACGATCCTCTTCGCGCTCGGCGAAGGCGCGGTCATCCCGCTCATCCCGGTGATCGCCGTCTCGATGGGAGCGGATGTCGCCTTCGCGGCGCTCGTCGCGTCCGCCCTCGTGATCGGGCAGCTGTGTGGCAATCTCCCCGCCGGCTGGGCGGTCGGCCGCATCGGCGAGAGGTTCACGATGGTGATCGCCGGGGTCATCTCGATCCTCGCCGCTGTCGGCATGGTGCTCGCCCCGTCGCTCGGCGTGCTCGCAGCATCCGTCTTCGTGCTGGGCATGTGCGCTGCGGCGTTCGGTCTCGCGCGGCACGCCTTCATGACCACGCGCGTGCCCGTGGCATTCCGGGCGCGTTCGCTCTCGCTGTTGGGCGGGAGCTTCCGTCTGGGCATCTTCATCGGCCCGTTCGTGGCCGCCGGCCTCCTGCAGCTCTTCGGCAGCGAGCAGGCGGCGATCTGGTTCTTCCTGGGCTGCCTGGTCGCGATGGTGCTGCTCGTGCTGCTCGGTCCCGACCCCGAGAAGACGATCCCGCCGGTCACGACGACGACACCCGTGCGCTACGCGGAGGATTCCGGTGAGGCGGTGAGCGGATCGATCCCCACGATCGAGCGCGCCGGCATCTTCCAGACCATGTGGCGGCAGCGCGCCGTGCTCGGGCGTCTCGGGCTGGCTGCGGCCTCGCTGTCGGCGGTGCGGTCGGCACGGCAGGTCGTGCTCCCTCTGTGGGGGCTGTCGCTCGGGCTGGACGCCTCGACGATCGCGATCGTGGTCGGCGTCTCCGGCGCGATCGACTTCGCCCTCTTCTACGCGAGCGGCCAGGTGATGGACCGCTTCGGCCGCCTGTGGGCGGCGATGCCGGCGATGGTGCTGATGGGCGCGGGGTTCCTCGCGATGTCGTTCACGCACGACCTCGAGGCGTCGGTGCTCTGGTTCGGCCTGTTCGCGGGAGTGCTGGGCGTCGGGAACGGACTATCGAGCGGGATCCTGCTGACCCTCGGAGCCGATGTCGCGCCGAAGCGCGAGCCGGCGGCGTTCCTCGGCTCCTGGCGGACTCTGACGGATGCCGGTGGAGCGATCGCTCCGCTCCTGGTCGCCGCGATCACCGCGGTGTCGGCGCTGCCGTTCGCGGCTGCCGCGATGGGCGTCGTGAGCCTTCTCGGCGCTGCGGGATTCCTGCGCTGGATCCCGAAGTTCGTGCCGCGCGCGCGGCCGGAGAAGGAGAACGAATGA
- a CDS encoding TetR/AcrR family transcriptional regulator, protein MGARRDALVAAAMKLFAERGYDGTSVADIQVSAGLTGGSGALYKHFASKAAVLEAGVDTYLETLNQNSRSTVDDLPADPREALHVIASSVIDSMTADETMLRVLLRDLDQHPELAERLWKGVMADVYTELAHWIRRQVTEGTISVSDPDAVAAVLMSALTQWPILQALLKKTPGDLTRSAFVAAWTDTASRVLDLPL, encoded by the coding sequence ATGGGAGCCAGACGAGATGCGCTAGTCGCCGCCGCTATGAAGCTCTTCGCCGAGCGAGGCTATGACGGAACCTCGGTCGCGGACATCCAGGTATCCGCAGGACTGACGGGTGGATCCGGCGCCCTCTACAAGCACTTCGCCAGCAAGGCGGCTGTCCTCGAAGCCGGGGTGGACACCTACCTCGAGACCCTGAACCAGAACAGCCGCTCGACAGTCGATGATCTGCCGGCCGATCCCCGAGAGGCGTTGCACGTCATCGCATCCAGCGTGATCGACTCGATGACGGCGGACGAAACGATGCTTCGAGTCCTGCTCCGGGACCTCGATCAGCACCCGGAACTCGCCGAACGACTCTGGAAGGGCGTGATGGCCGACGTCTACACGGAGTTGGCCCACTGGATCAGGAGGCAGGTGACGGAAGGAACGATCAGCGTGTCAGATCCCGACGCCGTCGCCGCGGTTCTGATGAGCGCTTTGACTCAATGGCCGATCCTCCAGGCTCTTCTCAAGAAGACTCCGGGGGACCTCACGCGCTCCGCTTTCGTCGCAGCATGGACGGACACCGCAAGCCGCGTCCTCGATCTGCCGCTCTGA
- the ftsX gene encoding permease-like cell division protein FtsX — MRIGLILTEALGGLRRNISMVISVVLVTFVSLTFVGAAILMQSQIGVMRGYWAERAQVAVYMCSAVSEAETCIDGTASEEQVEAVRAQLEGEALAPLISSMTFDTREETYQKLVDQLGADQASVLTPDQAFEVFFVTMKDPGQSQVLAEAFSGQAGVEQVQDQLQYLEPLFSALTVATYIAVGIAVLMLIAATLLIGTTIRLSAYARRKEIGIMRLVGASNRFIQTPFVLEGVFAAFLGSALASAAVVAGVHFGVNGYLRGRVPFITTWITMGDAALVVPVLIGIGVILAALSAGFAIRRWLRT; from the coding sequence ATGAGAATCGGACTGATCCTCACCGAGGCCCTGGGTGGCCTTCGACGCAACATCTCGATGGTGATCTCCGTCGTGCTCGTCACGTTCGTGTCGCTGACCTTCGTCGGCGCGGCGATCCTGATGCAGTCGCAGATCGGCGTCATGCGCGGCTACTGGGCCGAGCGCGCCCAGGTCGCGGTGTACATGTGCTCGGCGGTCTCCGAGGCGGAGACATGCATCGACGGGACGGCGAGCGAGGAGCAGGTCGAGGCCGTCCGCGCGCAGCTGGAAGGCGAGGCTCTCGCTCCGCTGATCAGCTCGATGACCTTCGACACGAGGGAAGAGACGTACCAGAAGCTCGTCGACCAGCTCGGCGCGGATCAGGCGAGCGTGCTGACGCCCGACCAGGCGTTCGAGGTGTTCTTCGTGACGATGAAGGATCCGGGTCAGTCGCAGGTGCTCGCCGAGGCCTTCAGCGGACAGGCCGGTGTCGAGCAGGTGCAGGACCAGCTCCAGTACCTCGAACCGCTCTTCTCCGCGTTGACCGTCGCGACCTACATCGCGGTCGGCATCGCCGTGCTGATGCTCATCGCGGCGACGCTGCTGATCGGCACGACCATCCGATTGTCGGCGTACGCACGGCGGAAGGAGATCGGCATCATGCGCCTCGTCGGCGCCTCGAACCGATTCATCCAGACGCCCTTCGTGCTGGAGGGCGTGTTCGCCGCGTTCCTCGGCTCCGCCCTGGCCAGCGCGGCCGTGGTCGCAGGTGTGCACTTCGGCGTGAACGGCTATCTGCGCGGGCGCGTCCCCTTCATCACGACGTGGATCACGATGGGGGACGCCGCTCTGGTGGTGCCCGTCCTCATCGGCATCGGCGTGATCCTGGCCGCCCTCTCGGCCGGCTTCGCGATCCGTCGCTGGCTGCGCACCTGA
- a CDS encoding DUF2510 domain-containing protein, with translation MTTPAGWYDDGSGRQRWWDGQQWTEHFAPEAPAAPEVAGVPEVPAATEAPAATETPVAETPVAETPVVEQLPAVDETPAADVVVPAETPITPDDAAVESAPHAVEETVVAPEAPQDWAAPAAPAAAAAPYGAAGYPGSTPVVPPVPPVPQGGAPVYPGATAPAYPAAPGVYPATGGGYPAAGAYAAGGYPASAPYAAPAPTGPQKMSILGLVGLGLAALGLILAFIPFTLPFAWVLLAAGFIVSLISLFLKGKKWPGFTGLGVSIVGAIVAFIMGFVFLFALANEIEDAIPDPIPTSDSGTDDGTDESAPPADVAEGSMGEPVTVQQMSGTGELTVNSATWSPTNDSGFDPTNGGYLLVDLTWKTLDGTTYVNPLYFSIETAEGAAGDYDIFGDATLESSELPAGQTTQGTVSFDVAQSGSYVIIITDELLQEVARVTVEPSAG, from the coding sequence ATGACGACACCTGCCGGTTGGTACGACGACGGATCCGGACGCCAGCGCTGGTGGGACGGCCAGCAGTGGACGGAGCACTTCGCCCCCGAGGCCCCGGCCGCTCCTGAGGTCGCCGGTGTTCCGGAGGTTCCCGCTGCAACCGAGGCGCCGGCTGCTACCGAGACGCCCGTCGCCGAGACGCCCGTCGCCGAGACCCCGGTCGTCGAGCAGCTTCCTGCTGTCGACGAGACCCCGGCAGCGGATGTCGTCGTTCCCGCGGAGACCCCGATCACCCCCGACGATGCGGCCGTGGAGTCCGCTCCGCATGCCGTCGAGGAAACGGTCGTCGCTCCCGAGGCCCCGCAGGACTGGGCCGCTCCCGCTGCCCCCGCGGCCGCCGCGGCTCCGTACGGAGCCGCGGGGTACCCGGGATCGACCCCGGTCGTCCCGCCCGTCCCCCCTGTCCCCCAGGGCGGCGCACCGGTGTACCCCGGCGCCACGGCTCCGGCATACCCTGCTGCTCCCGGCGTCTACCCGGCCACCGGCGGCGGCTATCCCGCGGCCGGCGCATACGCCGCGGGCGGGTACCCGGCATCGGCTCCGTATGCGGCCCCCGCTCCGACGGGACCGCAGAAGATGTCGATCCTCGGACTCGTCGGACTCGGCCTCGCCGCGCTCGGCCTGATTCTCGCCTTCATCCCGTTCACGCTGCCGTTCGCGTGGGTCCTGCTCGCCGCGGGCTTCATCGTGTCGCTCATCTCCCTGTTCCTCAAGGGAAAGAAGTGGCCGGGCTTCACGGGTCTCGGCGTCTCCATCGTCGGCGCCATCGTCGCCTTCATCATGGGCTTCGTCTTCCTCTTCGCTCTCGCGAACGAGATCGAGGACGCGATCCCGGATCCGATCCCCACCTCCGACTCAGGAACCGATGACGGCACCGACGAGAGCGCACCGCCCGCCGATGTCGCCGAGGGCAGCATGGGTGAACCCGTCACCGTGCAGCAGATGTCCGGCACCGGAGAGCTGACGGTGAACTCCGCGACCTGGAGCCCGACGAATGACTCCGGCTTCGACCCCACCAACGGCGGCTACCTGCTCGTCGACCTGACGTGGAAGACGCTCGACGGCACGACCTACGTGAACCCGCTCTACTTCTCGATCGAGACCGCCGAGGGCGCGGCGGGCGACTACGACATCTTCGGCGACGCGACCCTCGAGTCCAGCGAGCTTCCCGCCGGGCAGACGACACAGGGAACGGTCTCGTTCGACGTCGCGCAGAGCGGTTCGTACGTCATCATCATCACGGATGAGCTCCTTCAGGAGGTCGCACGGGTGACGGTGGAGCCCTCGGCCGGCTGA